AGGAAAATTGCTACAAAAGTTGTTTTCCGTTTGTTAAATTATGTGTAGTTATGATTTGTACGTGTTATAAATAACCATACCAGTAATGATACAACAGACACATTTCTATTAATAATCCCTGCCTTTGAAGGAACAGCAAAGCCGCTTGCACATATTAATCCTCACACTTGAGGGACAGGTTTATTCACCGGTTTTATTGGCACAGTCTCCGGGGCAGTCTCAATCTGCTGTTCTATCGAAGCAAGGAAAGTCTTTAGTCCTTCAGCAAGCGTTTGAAGATCATTTTTTGTGTACATCCCGGTCTTTTTCTCAAAATATGTCTTTGCGGCCTCTATATTTGCAACCTTTATTTTCATTGGTATGGGTTTCTGGTCTGTTGATTCCGGTTTTCTTCTTTTGTATGCAGTAAGCATTTTTTCTAATTTAACATTGGTTACAGGCGTCTCCATTATTTCATCAAATATGGTAAAAAAGTCAGGACTTCCAAGGTTAGCGGCAAAGATATATCCCTGGGAAACAGAGAGTTTTCCGGAAGAAATTACGTCCTGAATTTTAGGAACCAGTTTTAAGAGGGATATCATGTTAAGCAGCGTCCGTATTGACTTTCCTAAGATTTTAATTATGACGGCAACTGTTGCCGTCATAGTCTCCGATACCTTTTCCGGTTTCAGGTTGTAATTCATTATTTCATTTATCACCCCATCCAAATTATAATTTTTATCCGGATGTCTCGCCTGAATCAATGCCAATATGCCCTGTGCCTGATCGATTGGATTTAAGTCTTCTCTCTGAAGGTTTTCCGTCAATTGCAATACAAGGATTTCATCTTTTTGTGTGACTGCATTGACATTTCTTACAGGGATAGTTTCAAACCCCAGCTTCTGAGCTGCAAGATAGCGTCTTTCTCCAAAGATGAGGAGGTACATATTATCACCCTTTGGCGTAACAAGTACAGGTTCTAACACACCCTTTTCTTTGATGGATGACATGAGAGCTTTAAAGGATTCACTTTCTGTGTCAATCTTTGATCTTATCTGTTCTTCCACAATAATGCTTCCCAAAGGAAGATACATAAATTCCGGACTTTCCACTGTTTTCTTTGTTGCCATAATTACCCCCTTTTTTGAAATTCAGTGAATAGTCGTTAGGGAATAGTCATAACCTATCTACCGCCTTAACCGCTGTTCACTGTTCACTATTCACCATTCACTGATCTTAATGCCCTCCGAAAATAGGATTGCCATTAAAATAGATATTTATGATTTAACTTAAGATGACTTGACAAAAGATGTGTTTACAAAGATGTGCTTTAATTTATAAGCATGTATTCTAATTGATACACTATTTCAAATATTATTTTCAAGAATATTTTTACAAAAAAACACAAAATATTTGCAAATTTTTATCCGGCCTTTCTACGTGAACTTCATGGTCTTTGTGATGAATTCTTTTATGGTTGTTCGAGTATACCGAGAACGGTTGGCATAAAGCGGTTAGCCATTAACATGAATATGGTGAAGAACACCTGAGCACATGAAAGAGTGCCTATATTTCGGATAGGTGTGCCAAATTGTCCCTTGTCAATGGCTGACTTCTCTCTTCTCACGTAGATCAATGTTCAGTGGCAGCGTATGTCATCCCTCCCTATTGAATTTGTATGTTTTCTGCTTGTGCAGGTATTGTCAGATCGCTGAGCGTGCCAGTTATGGTATCGAATATTCCTATTGATCTTTCATTGGATTTTCCCATACCTGTATAAAGAATCAGGATTGAATGACCATCTGAAGTAATGGTCATTTGAAACCTATATTTTTCTTGCCCGCCATTGAAATTATCAGGTAATTTCAGAACTCTACCATCAGGGAAACGGCGGTAATATCCGATATAATGCTCTTCGCCTGTAATGCCCAGAAACCATATCGAACCATCCTTTGTGACCATAGGCCACCGGGAGCCTGTTCCAAAGTTGATAACTGGTACAGGCCACTTATCAATGCCCGAACCGTCAAGAGGGTATTGGAGGATGATATTTTCGCCATACTTCTGCTTATATGCGTCTCTAAACTGTCTGGCTTCACCCCCACGTGGCAGCTTAAAAGGAGATTCACCGCCAAAAACAACACTCTTGCCATCGGGGGTAAAATAGGGGTCACTTTCACCATAAAACGAAGGGTTGGTTAATTGTGTCTCTTTCCCTGTCACAAGGTCTATCTTGTAGAGGTCAAAGTACGATGCCAGCGTTTTGCCCGACTTCCTCTGCTTGCCTTTGGAATAGACAAGAGTCTTTTCGTCGTAACTGATGGCTTGTCCTACTTTTACTCCCTTGCCGGTTGTAATCTGTCTGAATCCGGTTCCGTCCTGTTTGAGAGTAAAAGCAATCTGCTCCTCTGTGAACTTTGTTGTTTTCATGGTAAAATCCTCCTTATCTGTTTTGCCAGAAAACTAACATTTTGTGTTGTACAGTTTTTTGGGGGCAGGTCCTTCGATTATCTAAAATAAATTTAGTGTTATTGTGATTATTGTTACTCCACAATATCAATATTCCTTGTGGAAGCAGGTTGTCCTGGTGCAAAGGTGGTGTGAAGGGCAAAAAATAAGCCATAGAAGGTATCAGATCACAGTTTAAACAAAAAAACATTTTAAAAAGAAATTATACTTATATCTAATTTCTTTTTAAAATGTTTTCAAGTTTTATGATATTTTTTTCTATGGCTTCGATGTATAAATTCTTGTATTGATTATTACTATTCGGGATGTATTGATATAAGGAATTCATTTTTTTAAATCGATCCAGAACAATATATTCGTAAAAATATTTTGTGCTTTTTATCAGGTCTTCTTCGCTGCTGAATAATTTTACGCCTTCTTTACGCAGTTTATCATACCCTTCATATTTGTATGCTTCCTCGAATTCCTTGTATAAAACAGTTAATCTTTTTGTATAGTCAATTGCAGCCATTTGGCCCAGGAGATCTGCTGTACCCAATGCAAACCCTATTATTTTTTCTTCGGAATTGCTGAAAACAATCTCGTCAATTTGGAATTTCATACCCGTACATCTAATAGCATTCGCAACACTGTTTATCTTAGATGAATCAAAACCTATATCAGAAAGATAATGACTTGCAAAATTAATGCTTCTTTGAATATGTTGAAAAGTATACTTAGCCCCGGTCCCTTCAATATCATCAACCGTTTTAATATAACCAGTATCGTGCAACAATACGGCGATCAACCCAATATCCAAATAGGTTTTTGAGATTTCAGGTTTCCCTTCCTTAATATTCCAGCCCATTATCATGTCCAGGAAGGGAGGGACTGTTTGCATTGTATGTGTAATATCGTGGTAAACAGCATCACACCGCTGAAATCCCTCTATATTTCCGTTAAAAAGATTTACAATATCAGCAAAAGCCTTTGAAACTAAACCGATATCTGCATTATGATACATTTCAATGTATGCCTTCTTTATTTTGCTAAATACATCCATGAAAGCTGAATTATTTTTAAACATCAATTTTGGCAATGCTTACTCCCATTGAAGTTTAATGTCCTATAAGAACCAGCCGGCTTTAACGAGGTTGTGGGCAAACTTAATAACTTAATTTACAAATGGTGCAGGCTTAACGTCTGCTTGGATAATACATAGAATAACCCAAACTTGACGGGCTTTTTACCCTGTTAAGTACTATTCCAAGCATCTTTTCCTTTGGAATCAGTTCCACAGCCTTCTGGACATCATCGACAGAAGTTTTTTCAGCCTGAACAACTAAAAGTACATGATCCACAAGTGGAATGAAAGTAAGAGAATCTGCACTTGCAAGGATCGGGGGGGCATCAAATAAAACATACCGGTCAGGGTAACGGTTTTTCATGTCCTCGACGAGCTCTTGCATCTTTAAAGAGCCTAAAAGCTCACTGCTCTCAAGAAATGGCCTGCCTCCGGAAATAATAGTAAGTTTTTCAATCCCTGGCCATAGGATAAGTTCCGACACCGGTGTATCGTTAAGGAGATAATCGATAAGACCCTTTCCACTCTTTATGCCAAGAC
This genomic window from Pseudomonadota bacterium contains:
- a CDS encoding ParB/RepB/Spo0J family partition protein, with protein sequence MATKKTVESPEFMYLPLGSIIVEEQIRSKIDTESESFKALMSSIKEKGVLEPVLVTPKGDNMYLLIFGERRYLAAQKLGFETIPVRNVNAVTQKDEILVLQLTENLQREDLNPIDQAQGILALIQARHPDKNYNLDGVINEIMNYNLKPEKVSETMTATVAVIIKILGKSIRTLLNMISLLKLVPKIQDVISSGKLSVSQGYIFAANLGSPDFFTIFDEIMETPVTNVKLEKMLTAYKRRKPESTDQKPIPMKIKVANIEAAKTYFEKKTGMYTKNDLQTLAEGLKTFLASIEQQIETAPETVPIKPVNKPVPQV
- a CDS encoding polysaccharide biosynthesis tyrosine autokinase, with translation MKEMVNDFLQKIKKKMSRNDEPAISMLHETYVSDDEKQKAGWVSHTYTKSRAIELDTEFCMENRCIAMQSETPEMDSYRVLRTHILQMTKHGTGNTIMVTSALPGEGKSTTAINLAFALAKDYKQTVLLVDCDLRRQSVHHRLGIKSGKGLIDYLLNDTPVSELILWPGIEKLTIISGGRPFLESSELLGSLKMQELVEDMKNRYPDRYVLFDAPPILASADSLTFIPLVDHVLLVVQAEKTSVDDVQKAVELIPKEKMLGIVLNRVKSPSSLGYSMYYPSRR